The genomic stretch ATGTATTAGCCTGGTCAATTGGTGGTGGATTAGGAGCAGCTATTTTAATTATTGGAACGATTGCAGGAGCGGTAGTAATTGTTGTGACTGGTGGTACAGCTACACCAGCTGTTGTTGGTGGTCTTACAGCTCTAGGAGCCGCTGGTATCGGTTTAGGAACAGCAGCTGGTGTTGAGGCATCTAATCATATGAATTCTTATAATGAAATTTCGAATAAAATCGGAGAATTAAGTATGAAAGCTGATTTGGCTAATCAAGCGGTTATTTCACTTACTAATACGAAAGACACTCTAACATATTTGTATCAGACAGTGGATCAAGCAATAATGTCTCTAACAAGTATTCAGCAACAATGGAATAAAATGGGGGCTAATTATAAAGATTTATATGATAATATCGATCAAATGCAAGAACATAAACTTTCGTTAATACCTGACGATTTAAAAGCTGCAAAACAAAGTTGGAATGATATTCATAAGGATGCAGAATTCATTTCAAAAGACATTGCTTTTAAACAAGAAAAAGGAAACTAGAAATTAATATATATTCTTAGGAGGAATTAAAGTGAATAATAATTTTCCTTATAAACTACTTGCTGTATCGACGTTTTTAACCCTGACAACAACTACTGTAGTTTCTCCAGTAGCTGCTTTTGCAAGTGAAAGTAAAATAGAACAAACGAGTACGGAAGATATATCTCTTTCTGTAAACAGCGAAAAAATGAAAAAAGCTTTGCAAGATGCTGGGGTATTTGCAAAATCCATGAATGATTACTCTTATTTGTTAATTAATAATCCAGATGTTAATTTTGAAGGAATTGATATTAAAGGATATACAAATCTACCTAGTCAAATTGTACAAGATCAAAAGAATGCAAGAGAGCATGCTACAAAATGGGATGCGCACATAAAAAAACAACTTTTAGATACCCTTACAGGAATTGTAGAGTATGATACCACATTTGACAATTATTACGATACATTAGTAGAAGCAATTAATGAAGGAGATGCAGATACATTAAAAGAAGGCATTACAGATTTACAAGGTGAGATTAAAAAAAATCAAGCATATACACAGAATTTAATACAAGAACTAGCTAAGTTAAGAGATAGTATTGGAGAAGATGTCCGAGCATTTGGAGGTCATAAAGATATCTTGCAATCGATTTTAAAAAATCAAGCATCTGGAATAGATGAAGATGAAAAACGTCTAAATGATGTTTTAGAGCAAATAAGACATTTTAAACAAGTAGAATCGGATGGAATAATAACTGTATCATATCCCTCAATCCCTACATGGATTGCTGGAGGTGTAATGATAGGGGTAGCAAGAAATAATTTAGGTACGTTAGAGCCGTTATTAGCGCAATTACGCCAAACGGTAGACTATAAAATAACATTAAATCGTGTAGTTGGAGTTGCGTATAATAATATTGCTGAAATGCAAAATGCAATTGGATCAGCTATTAATGCTCTCACCTATATGTCAGCACAATGGCATGATTTAGATTCTCAATATTCTGGAGTACTTAATCATATTGATAAAGCATCCCAAAAAGCAGATCAAAATAAATTTAAATTCTTAAAACCTAATCTGAATGCAGCCAAAGACAGCTGGAAAACATTAAGAGCAGATGCGTTTACATTAAAAGAAGGAATAAAAACATTAAAAATGGATCCTGTTTCTTCAAAAAAATAAGGAAGTATGGTTTTATTGTTAAGTTTTCTAAAAGATAGAGACTTAAAAAACATACTGTTAAATAATTTAATGATTCGTTATATACAAAAAGGTGGAGTTCTATTAAGGACTCCACCTTTTTTGATGATATGCTTCTAATGAGCTAAAACTTTTTGTTCATTTATTTACAAGAAGGTGGGATTATGGTGTATGTCATTCCATACGACAGATTCGCTAGAGACGATTTCAGTTATTTCTTAGCAAAGAATTACGAGGAAATTGGTTTAATGCGTTTTGGTGATGATAATGAGGAGTTGGATTTAAGATGTGGTGAATCTTTATAACCTTATTATAGTAAGCGCTTACAATAATAACGATACATTTTTGTATGCAATATTGCATATTTATACATTAGACCTCTATTATTCATTTTTTAATGGTACTATAGCGAGGTGAGAGTCTTTAAGGGTTCTCCTTGATAGGAGGAAATATGGAAAGAGTGCAAGCGATTTACAGTAATCAAAAATTTAAGAGTTGGGTTAAACA from Bacillus thuringiensis encodes the following:
- a CDS encoding HBL/NHE enterotoxin family protein, coding for MNNNFPYKLLAVSTFLTLTTTTVVSPVAAFASESKIEQTSTEDISLSVNSEKMKKALQDAGVFAKSMNDYSYLLINNPDVNFEGIDIKGYTNLPSQIVQDQKNAREHATKWDAHIKKQLLDTLTGIVEYDTTFDNYYDTLVEAINEGDADTLKEGITDLQGEIKKNQAYTQNLIQELAKLRDSIGEDVRAFGGHKDILQSILKNQASGIDEDEKRLNDVLEQIRHFKQVESDGIITVSYPSIPTWIAGGVMIGVARNNLGTLEPLLAQLRQTVDYKITLNRVVGVAYNNIAEMQNAIGSAINALTYMSAQWHDLDSQYSGVLNHIDKASQKADQNKFKFLKPNLNAAKDSWKTLRADAFTLKEGIKTLKMDPVSSKK